A portion of the Desulfotignum phosphitoxidans DSM 13687 genome contains these proteins:
- a CDS encoding class I adenylate-forming enzyme family protein, whose amino-acid sequence MSKNLFDLFEQNVNKTPEKTAIVHDKKHLTYQELFRDVKTLSAHLHHKGVTKNTHLAIIANNSIEFVTIMLSCAYLGATIVPLPLTLKNERLVKALRRSDCDFAIGWFTTISYLAENNIFNNDKLIAMGKKAGNCDFYDDFFHKHAAFSISDSVPPDTNYILTMTSGSTGDPKPIIFTQKTKINRSIIATKEIYDLNDNDTVLVSTPLYHSLALRSVLLPLLIGGTAILLTKFTAKNWVDAVEKHNVTFLFAVSTQLEAITHYMQENTYNLNSLNTIISSSALLKQNIKEKLLNIFNCTIYECYGTSEVGVVSHLKVKEMMGSVGKALPYVDLKIKNGEILCKTLTAFEGYYKNEEATQKAHDEEGYFRTGDLGTLDKNGFLFYQGRTKDVIITGAINVYPKDIEDLINEFEEVEDCAVIGIENEHFGEIIVACMTEKDNYSIKIPDIQKACLKHLTDYQMPQKFKIVKSFPKSGLGKILKNDLKKMVVNEERKVGKFNCGTTS is encoded by the coding sequence ATGTCAAAAAACCTGTTTGATCTATTTGAACAGAATGTTAATAAAACACCCGAAAAAACAGCTATCGTTCATGACAAAAAACACCTTACCTACCAGGAGTTATTCCGGGATGTAAAAACGTTATCCGCTCATTTGCACCATAAAGGGGTAACGAAAAATACACACCTTGCAATTATTGCAAACAATTCCATAGAATTTGTCACGATTATGTTGAGTTGTGCTTACCTTGGCGCAACAATTGTTCCTCTCCCTTTAACGCTTAAAAATGAACGTCTGGTAAAAGCACTGCGCCGGTCCGATTGTGATTTCGCGATTGGCTGGTTTACCACTATCAGCTATCTGGCCGAAAATAATATATTCAATAATGACAAACTCATTGCCATGGGAAAAAAAGCAGGCAATTGTGATTTTTATGATGATTTTTTCCACAAACATGCTGCATTCAGTATAAGCGATAGCGTACCACCTGATACAAACTATATTTTGACAATGACATCAGGCTCAACCGGTGATCCAAAACCAATTATCTTTACGCAAAAAACGAAAATAAACAGAAGCATTATTGCAACAAAAGAAATATATGATTTGAATGACAACGACACTGTACTGGTCTCCACGCCACTTTATCATTCCCTTGCACTGCGATCTGTTTTATTGCCCCTCTTAATCGGGGGAACTGCGATATTGCTAACAAAATTTACGGCAAAAAATTGGGTTGATGCTGTAGAAAAACATAACGTCACATTTCTTTTTGCTGTATCAACCCAGCTTGAAGCCATAACACATTATATGCAGGAAAATACCTATAACCTGAATTCTTTAAACACAATTATTTCTTCTTCTGCATTATTGAAACAAAACATCAAAGAAAAATTATTGAACATATTTAATTGTACTATTTATGAATGTTACGGCACAAGTGAAGTTGGGGTCGTATCACATTTGAAAGTCAAAGAGATGATGGGCAGTGTTGGCAAAGCCCTGCCTTATGTGGATCTAAAAATTAAAAATGGTGAAATTCTGTGCAAAACATTAACCGCGTTTGAAGGATATTACAAAAACGAGGAAGCAACCCAAAAGGCACATGATGAAGAAGGTTATTTTCGGACAGGAGATTTAGGCACTCTTGATAAAAATGGATTCCTGTTTTATCAAGGACGAACAAAGGATGTTATCATAACCGGTGCAATTAACGTTTACCCAAAAGACATCGAAGATCTTATCAATGAATTTGAGGAAGTAGAAGATTGTGCAGTGATTGGTATCGAAAATGAGCATTTTGGAGAAATCATTGTCGCCTGTATGACAGAAAAAGACAATTATTCCATTAAAATACCCGATATACAAAAAGCCTGTTTAAAACATTTAACAGATTACCAGATGCCACAAAAATTTAAAATTGTAAAATCATTCCCCAAAAGTGGTCTTGGGAAAATATTAAAAAATGATCTTAAAAAAATGGTTGTTAACGAAGAAAGGAAAGTTGGAAAATTTAACTGTGGCACAACATCATGA
- the pseG gene encoding UDP-2,4-diacetamido-2,4,6-trideoxy-beta-L-altropyranose hydrolase → MIAIRVNVSPEIGIGHLVRTSHIAKEFKLQGEETLFVLNKKDEVEPFLKDFFAVELYNEYCTIKETQDAKLTLSFIKDYDIHTVIVDSYDLNETWEKIISANGYKIVAIDDMQRKHCCDFIIDQKWTGINETCSRYNDLTPPNCTKLLGPEYTLLNPQYQYAESPDIKQSTVLFSLGGGGDLSIFNEIIKNLLDDKKLDINIWVILGPLSYNYHQIIAYKKTYANLKIIQNKNNLCPYYQKASLFIGALGASFYETSFFKIPVLSFSIAPNQESDVTYLQDYGHFLHIPLEEFCQSSKTVQLIKTLLFNINRLKHLRKNALINIDNKGIKRIVAAVKDNITISKNSTSPAPVQDYINLTPDIKLRKVTDRDINHYLTSRNLLKNRLNMNVNKVIPRIEHYNWWFSNKRKSYLVEKNQVKELYIWEEQVNYASKKFLIGGWFVCNENTFFDVSLLALQWQLETTRQKYSDATWIAIIKKTNHYVRTLNKYLGFVEVKQDEIEYNAIINCFNNPSNKEFVYVKKPV, encoded by the coding sequence ATGATTGCTATTCGAGTCAATGTATCACCAGAGATCGGAATCGGGCATCTGGTGAGAACATCCCATATAGCCAAAGAATTTAAACTACAGGGTGAAGAGACACTCTTTGTACTTAATAAAAAAGATGAAGTTGAACCATTTTTAAAAGATTTCTTTGCGGTAGAACTTTATAATGAATATTGTACAATCAAAGAAACTCAGGACGCAAAACTGACTTTATCTTTCATAAAAGACTATGATATTCATACTGTTATTGTTGATAGTTATGATTTGAATGAAACCTGGGAAAAAATCATTTCTGCTAATGGATATAAAATTGTTGCAATCGATGATATGCAAAGAAAACATTGCTGTGATTTTATAATCGACCAGAAATGGACTGGAATAAACGAGACATGCAGCAGATATAACGATCTGACCCCTCCAAACTGTACCAAACTGCTTGGACCAGAGTACACATTGCTTAACCCACAATATCAATACGCAGAAAGTCCCGATATAAAACAATCAACAGTCCTTTTCAGCCTGGGAGGAGGAGGCGATCTCTCAATATTTAATGAAATTATAAAAAATTTATTAGACGATAAAAAATTGGATATTAATATATGGGTGATATTGGGACCACTGAGCTACAACTATCACCAAATTATTGCATATAAAAAAACTTACGCTAACCTCAAAATAATACAGAATAAAAACAATCTATGTCCTTATTATCAAAAAGCATCCCTTTTCATAGGAGCTTTAGGAGCATCATTCTATGAAACAAGCTTCTTTAAGATTCCTGTTCTATCTTTCAGCATTGCCCCGAATCAGGAAAGTGACGTAACGTATTTACAAGATTACGGCCATTTTTTACACATTCCTTTAGAAGAATTCTGCCAATCAAGCAAAACCGTACAGTTAATAAAAACACTCTTATTCAACATCAACAGGTTAAAGCACCTTAGAAAAAATGCATTGATCAATATCGATAATAAAGGAATAAAACGTATTGTGGCTGCTGTAAAGGATAACATCACTATTTCAAAAAATTCTACTTCCCCCGCACCGGTCCAGGACTATATAAATCTGACACCGGATATTAAGTTAAGGAAAGTGACAGACAGAGATATTAATCATTATTTAACTTCCCGGAATTTGCTTAAAAACAGATTAAACATGAACGTAAATAAAGTTATTCCCCGCATCGAACATTATAATTGGTGGTTTTCAAACAAAAGGAAATCATACTTGGTGGAAAAAAATCAAGTTAAAGAACTTTATATATGGGAAGAACAAGTAAATTATGCGTCAAAAAAGTTTTTAATTGGAGGATGGTTTGTCTGTAATGAAAATACATTTTTTGACGTCTCTCTGCTTGCACTTCAATGGCAACTTGAAACCACACGACAAAAATATTCGGATGCAACATGGATTGCCATAATTAAAAAAACAAACCATTATGTTCGTACCCTGAACAAATATTTAGGATTTGTTGAAGTAAAACAGGATGAGATTGAATATAATGCCATTATAAATTGTTTCAACAATCCATCAAATAAGGAATTTGTCTATGTCAAAAAACCTGTTTGA
- a CDS encoding acyl carrier protein: protein MSKELDFLTTFFEERGITVSKTDLNNNFMLNEHLDSFGVLTLFIAIEEQFSIKIKPADIVNDNNKTLSGLIKLIQSKQI, encoded by the coding sequence ATGTCAAAAGAATTAGACTTTTTAACAACTTTTTTTGAAGAACGCGGGATAACTGTTTCAAAAACAGATCTCAATAATAATTTTATGTTAAATGAACACCTTGATTCTTTTGGTGTACTTACGCTTTTCATAGCGATTGAAGAACAATTCTCCATAAAAATAAAACCAGCCGATATTGTGAATGATAACAATAAAACACTGTCAGGCTTGATCAAATTAATCCAAAGCAAGCAGATATGA
- the pseI gene encoding pseudaminic acid synthase yields the protein MKLNNSFKIANKTIGGDSPTFIIAEMSGNHGHDLQKAKDIIFAAKESGADAIKLQTYTPDTITLNSDAPHFFIKEGPWRGQTLYQLYAQAYTPWEWHPELKDLANNIGLIFFSSPFDFSSVDFLEELNCPAYKIASPEIIDIPLIQKVARTGKPLIFSTGNATLAEINEAINAALELGSQNIALLKCTSTYPAPPEKINLATIPHMKQSFKCPVGLSDHTLGIGVPIASIGLGASIIEKHFIIDRNDDSADNFFSATTDEFKAMVTGIRAAEKAVGTVTYPVTIQKPQRSIIVTKDIKTGDVLNEQNIKSLRPGGGILPKDYAKIVNRKAACNIPKGSLLIWDMVGAYK from the coding sequence ATGAAATTAAATAATTCTTTCAAAATTGCAAACAAAACCATTGGCGGCGATTCCCCAACATTTATTATTGCTGAAATGTCTGGGAATCATGGACATGATCTCCAGAAAGCCAAAGATATTATTTTTGCAGCCAAAGAATCAGGTGCAGATGCTATAAAGTTACAAACCTACACTCCTGACACCATAACACTGAACAGCGATGCGCCTCATTTTTTCATCAAAGAAGGCCCCTGGCGCGGACAAACCCTTTACCAGCTATACGCACAGGCATACACACCTTGGGAATGGCACCCTGAACTCAAAGATTTGGCAAACAATATCGGTCTGATTTTCTTTTCCTCTCCCTTTGACTTTTCTTCTGTGGACTTTTTGGAAGAACTTAACTGTCCTGCTTATAAAATTGCATCCCCGGAAATCATTGACATTCCATTAATTCAAAAAGTAGCCCGGACCGGCAAGCCTCTCATTTTCTCTACAGGAAATGCCACGTTGGCTGAAATTAATGAAGCAATCAATGCGGCTTTGGAGTTGGGCTCACAAAACATCGCACTTTTAAAATGTACCAGCACCTATCCTGCTCCACCGGAAAAAATCAATTTGGCCACTATTCCCCATATGAAACAAAGTTTTAAATGTCCGGTTGGTTTATCTGACCATACATTAGGAATTGGAGTTCCGATTGCCTCCATAGGCTTAGGGGCTTCTATTATTGAAAAACATTTCATCATTGACAGAAACGATGACAGTGCCGACAATTTTTTTTCAGCCACAACCGATGAATTCAAAGCAATGGTAACAGGCATCCGGGCTGCAGAGAAAGCAGTTGGTACTGTAACATATCCTGTAACAATTCAAAAACCACAAAGATCAATCATTGTCACAAAGGATATAAAAACCGGAGATGTTTTGAACGAACAAAACATTAAAAGTTTGCGGCCGGGAGGTGGGATACTGCCAAAAGATTATGCTAAAATTGTCAATAGAAAAGCGGCTTGTAATATACCAAAAGGTTCTTTGCTGATATGGGATATGGTTGGAGCTTACAAATAA
- a CDS encoding cytidylyltransferase domain-containing protein, protein MINLLIIIQARMTSTRLPGKVMLPLCGKTVLEIMLDRLKNFKKNIIIATTNDGTQKPIVDVCKKNHIPYYEGDTENVLSRYYETACKFGAKSGDIIVRLTSDCPLADQDIAQRTIDLYKNNHLDLAGAGPHSGFPRGIDTVAYGFDFLKFMYNNASTPYEKEHVTIHPDKIKKPFKTLHLNNQTDDSHYRLTLDEIKDYDAIKEVYKKFNCSTEFTYDELIKMLKKNPYIYEINKEVKQKEYEIK, encoded by the coding sequence ATTATCAATCTTCTAATAATAATCCAGGCAAGAATGACCAGCACCAGATTACCTGGAAAAGTCATGCTTCCGCTCTGTGGTAAAACAGTTCTCGAAATAATGCTGGATCGTCTAAAAAATTTTAAAAAAAACATTATTATAGCCACAACCAATGACGGTACACAAAAGCCCATTGTAGATGTATGCAAAAAGAATCATATCCCCTATTATGAGGGTGATACAGAGAATGTATTAAGCAGATATTATGAAACCGCCTGCAAATTTGGCGCTAAAAGCGGTGATATTATTGTGAGACTGACTTCTGACTGCCCACTGGCAGATCAGGATATCGCCCAGAGAACAATAGATCTTTACAAAAACAATCATCTTGACTTGGCTGGCGCGGGCCCTCACAGCGGGTTTCCAAGGGGGATTGATACAGTTGCATATGGATTTGATTTTTTAAAATTTATGTATAATAATGCTTCTACGCCATACGAAAAAGAGCATGTAACAATTCATCCGGATAAAATTAAAAAGCCTTTTAAGACCCTTCATCTGAATAATCAAACCGATGACTCTCACTACAGACTGACCCTTGACGAAATAAAAGATTATGATGCCATCAAAGAGGTCTATAAAAAATTTAATTGTTCCACTGAATTCACATATGATGAACTGATCAAAATGCTGAAAAAGAATCCCTATATTTATGAAATAAACAAAGAAGTAAAGCAAAAGGAATATGAAATTAAATAA
- the pseC gene encoding UDP-4-amino-4,6-dideoxy-N-acetyl-beta-L-altrosamine transaminase: protein MIPYGRQHITQADIDAVVNVLQSDFLTQGPKVPAFERAVADRVGAKHAVAVNSGTSALHVACLALGLGPGDILWTSPITFVASANCALYCGARVDFVDIDPLTYTMCPKALEEKLEQAKKKNRLPKIVIPVHLCGQPCNMKAIFDLSQKYGFKIIEDACHALGAEYRGFSIGSCSYSEISVFSFHPVKIITTAEGGMAVTNDSDLAARMARLRSHGITREPELMTHEPDGPWYYQQIDLGFNFRMTDIQAALGLSQLARLDAFVSRRRELAKRYDLLLADLPVILPQQNPDGMSAWHLYVIRLQLGRIHQSRKQVFKSMRDKGIGVNLHYIPVHLQPWYRALGFETGQFPKSEQYYREALTLPLFYAMTEQEQDRVVASLQNAI from the coding sequence ATGATCCCTTATGGCAGACAGCACATTACCCAGGCAGACATAGACGCGGTCGTCAATGTCCTGCAATCTGATTTTCTCACCCAGGGTCCGAAAGTGCCGGCATTCGAGCGGGCAGTGGCGGACAGGGTCGGGGCAAAACATGCCGTGGCGGTCAATTCCGGGACCAGCGCCCTGCATGTGGCCTGCCTGGCCCTGGGACTCGGCCCGGGAGATATCCTGTGGACCTCACCCATCACATTTGTGGCATCTGCCAATTGCGCCCTGTACTGCGGAGCCAGGGTGGACTTTGTGGACATCGATCCACTCACCTACACCATGTGCCCCAAAGCCCTTGAAGAAAAACTGGAACAGGCAAAAAAGAAAAATCGTCTTCCCAAAATCGTTATCCCGGTGCATCTGTGCGGACAGCCCTGCAACATGAAAGCCATTTTTGACCTGTCTCAAAAATATGGATTCAAAATCATTGAAGATGCCTGCCATGCCCTGGGCGCGGAATACAGAGGGTTTTCCATCGGCAGTTGCAGTTACAGTGAAATTTCTGTTTTCAGCTTTCATCCGGTAAAAATCATCACCACGGCCGAAGGGGGAATGGCTGTCACCAATGATTCGGATTTGGCCGCCCGCATGGCACGGCTTCGCAGCCACGGAATCACCCGGGAACCGGAACTCATGACCCATGAACCGGATGGCCCTTGGTATTATCAGCAGATCGATTTGGGGTTCAATTTTCGAATGACCGATATTCAGGCTGCCCTGGGTCTCAGCCAGCTTGCCAGACTGGATGCATTTGTTTCCAGGCGCCGGGAACTCGCAAAACGGTATGACCTACTGTTGGCAGATCTTCCGGTCATCCTCCCCCAGCAGAACCCGGATGGAATGTCTGCCTGGCATCTTTATGTCATTCGCCTGCAGCTGGGCAGGATACACCAAAGCCGTAAACAGGTGTTTAAATCGATGAGAGATAAAGGAATCGGAGTCAATCTGCATTATATCCCTGTGCATCTCCAACCCTGGTACCGGGCACTGGGATTTGAGACGGGGCAGTTTCCAAAATCTGAACAATATTACCGGGAAGCCCTGACTTTGCCGCTGTTTTACGCCATGACAGAACAAGAGCAGGATCGTGTGGTAGCGAGTTTACAAAATGCGATTTGA
- the pseB gene encoding UDP-N-acetylglucosamine 4,6-dehydratase (inverting), with protein sequence MLNNKSILVTGGTGSFGKAFVKTILSRYPDVKRLVVYSRDELKQFEMEQEFSSSVNKSMRYFIGDIRDIDRLRRALEGIDTVIHAAALKQVPAAEYNPFESIKTNILGAQNLVEACLDTGSIRNVMALSTDKAAAPINLYGATKLCSDKLFIAANNIKGKRDIRFAVVRYGNVMGSRGSVVPFFLERRNTGILPITDSHMTRFNISLQDGVDMVIWAIANAQGGEIFVPKIPSYRITDLATAIGPECDHSIVGIRPGEKIHEEMITASDSFNTVDLGKYFAILPTTGKHNAQHYCDHNGCKLVTPGFAYNSGTNPDFLTVEQLRELIRLDVDPNFKV encoded by the coding sequence ATGTTAAACAACAAGTCAATTCTTGTGACAGGTGGTACCGGATCGTTCGGCAAAGCATTTGTCAAAACTATCCTTAGCCGGTATCCGGATGTCAAGCGACTGGTGGTTTACTCTCGGGATGAACTCAAGCAGTTTGAAATGGAACAGGAGTTCAGTTCTTCAGTAAACAAGAGTATGCGCTACTTTATCGGTGATATCAGGGACATCGATCGGCTGCGAAGGGCCTTGGAAGGCATCGATACTGTGATTCATGCCGCTGCTCTCAAGCAGGTGCCCGCAGCTGAATACAACCCTTTTGAATCCATCAAGACAAACATTCTCGGCGCTCAGAATCTGGTTGAAGCTTGTCTGGACACAGGCAGCATCAGAAATGTGATGGCTCTTTCCACTGACAAGGCGGCGGCACCAATAAATCTTTATGGTGCAACCAAATTATGTTCCGACAAATTGTTTATCGCGGCCAACAACATCAAAGGAAAGCGTGATATTCGTTTTGCAGTGGTCCGGTATGGCAATGTCATGGGCAGCCGGGGATCAGTGGTTCCTTTTTTTCTTGAAAGACGTAACACTGGTATTCTGCCTATCACTGATTCGCACATGACCCGTTTTAATATCAGTTTGCAGGATGGTGTCGATATGGTGATATGGGCCATTGCGAATGCACAGGGTGGGGAGATATTTGTTCCTAAAATTCCCTCTTATAGAATCACCGACCTTGCCACGGCGATCGGGCCGGAGTGCGATCATTCCATCGTGGGTATCCGGCCCGGTGAAAAAATCCATGAGGAAATGATCACAGCCAGTGACAGTTTCAATACAGTGGATCTGGGCAAATATTTTGCCATCCTGCCCACCACGGGCAAACACAATGCCCAGCATTATTGTGATCACAACGGCTGCAAACTGGTGACTCCGGGATTTGCCTACAACAGCGGCACCAACCCGGATTTTCTGACGGTGGAGCAGCTGCGGGAGTTGATCCGGCTGGATGTGGACCCGAATTTCAAGGTGTAG
- a CDS encoding class I SAM-dependent methyltransferase, whose protein sequence is MINDSGSFRDPSGSVYVSNHDSVYRHVFQPGVSDYEASKQNGIYDILYNAGLLIGHKEISKKIIADTEIYYCLKHPKIPMVSYPWEWPFSMLKDAAIIHLDIMEMIIPLGFWLRDANAFNVQYDGEKLVFIDTLSVGKKSAESPWVAYGQFCSHFLAPLVMAAYRDIRLLSMWRSYINGFPLDLAVKTLPVGKKIIPRLFTHLVLHSKFQRIADKKGHINERKRAKVSELGLIGLIRSLRKTISGIHMKQALSFWETYNDIRTYESNDIKEKSVFIETVVARIKPDVVWDLGANTGDFSIVAASKGAFVVSIDGDPVCTESLYKRIVKDSSIKKILPLTMDLSNPSPGLGWNNQERMSLNQRGPADLLLALALIHHLVLSSSIPLSHVAEWFAQIARHIIVEFVPPEDPMARRLIKNRLEPHLPYGYEAFKENFGKYFIFIEEKCLSNKRSLFCCEKKK, encoded by the coding sequence ATGATAAATGATTCAGGATCATTTCGGGACCCATCAGGAAGTGTTTATGTTTCAAATCATGACTCAGTCTATCGTCATGTGTTTCAGCCTGGAGTTTCAGATTATGAGGCTTCTAAACAAAATGGGATCTATGATATACTTTATAATGCTGGCCTGTTGATTGGCCACAAAGAGATCAGTAAAAAAATCATAGCAGATACTGAAATATATTATTGTTTGAAACATCCTAAGATTCCGATGGTGAGTTATCCCTGGGAATGGCCATTTTCGATGTTGAAAGATGCAGCAATAATTCATTTAGACATAATGGAAATGATAATTCCGCTGGGTTTCTGGCTCAGGGATGCAAATGCGTTCAATGTTCAGTATGATGGTGAAAAACTGGTTTTTATTGATACTCTTTCTGTTGGAAAAAAATCTGCTGAAAGCCCATGGGTTGCGTATGGTCAATTTTGTTCTCATTTTTTAGCCCCTTTGGTGATGGCCGCATATCGTGATATCCGTTTACTTTCCATGTGGCGTAGCTATATTAACGGTTTTCCTCTTGACCTTGCTGTGAAAACATTACCTGTTGGTAAAAAAATTATACCAAGATTGTTTACACATTTAGTCCTTCATTCAAAATTTCAACGTATTGCAGACAAGAAAGGTCATATCAATGAGAGAAAAAGAGCAAAAGTTAGTGAGTTGGGACTGATTGGATTAATTCGCTCCCTTCGGAAAACAATTTCCGGCATCCATATGAAGCAGGCACTTTCCTTTTGGGAAACATACAATGATATTAGGACATATGAATCAAATGATATAAAAGAAAAATCCGTTTTCATAGAAACTGTTGTAGCAAGAATAAAACCTGATGTTGTATGGGATCTGGGTGCGAATACTGGAGATTTCTCGATTGTTGCCGCTTCAAAGGGTGCATTTGTGGTCAGTATTGATGGAGATCCAGTCTGTACAGAATCCCTTTACAAAAGAATCGTAAAAGACAGTAGTATTAAAAAAATTTTACCATTGACGATGGATCTGTCGAATCCCTCTCCTGGTCTGGGGTGGAATAATCAAGAACGGATGAGTCTTAACCAAAGGGGGCCTGCTGATCTTTTGCTGGCATTGGCCCTTATTCATCATCTCGTATTATCATCTTCTATACCGCTGTCCCATGTTGCTGAATGGTTTGCACAGATTGCCAGGCATATTATTGTGGAGTTCGTCCCTCCAGAAGATCCTATGGCGAGAAGGCTTATTAAAAACAGACTGGAGCCACACCTTCCATATGGCTATGAAGCATTCAAAGAAAACTTTGGAAAATATTTCATTTTTATAGAAGAAAAATGCTTAAGTAACAAGAGATCTTTGTTTTGCTGCGAAAAAAAAAAATAG
- a CDS encoding LPXTG cell wall anchor domain-containing protein, producing the protein MFYYQSILSAFGIILVEAAFPLESAFAYLDPGTGSMMLQALIAGFVAIGVTGGIYWRRFKKFFTRNKKEDGVGHKK; encoded by the coding sequence ATGTTTTATTATCAATCAATCCTAAGTGCTTTTGGCATTATTTTGGTGGAAGCTGCTTTTCCCCTTGAATCCGCATTTGCTTATTTGGATCCAGGGACAGGAAGCATGATGTTGCAAGCTCTTATAGCCGGTTTTGTCGCAATTGGAGTTACTGGCGGTATTTATTGGCGCCGGTTTAAAAAATTTTTTACCCGCAATAAAAAAGAGGATGGCGTTGGGCACAAAAAATGA
- a CDS encoding type II toxin-antitoxin system VapC family toxin yields the protein MAGNMMYVLDTCVLLWWTLDPENLSPLAAKHCKNIDTQGACIASVSLWEIGVKIQKGKLNIGMPIRSFVKLLSQVNIEQVPVDTDLWLESLDLDWEHRDPADRLIVALAKQRDLPILTADNLIREYYPSVIW from the coding sequence GTGGCTGGAAACATGATGTACGTACTTGATACTTGTGTTTTGCTTTGGTGGACGCTGGATCCGGAAAATCTTTCACCGCTGGCTGCCAAACATTGTAAAAACATAGACACTCAAGGAGCTTGCATTGCCTCTGTTTCTTTATGGGAAATTGGCGTAAAGATTCAAAAGGGCAAGCTTAATATAGGTATGCCGATCAGGTCATTCGTAAAATTACTTTCACAAGTCAATATTGAACAGGTGCCAGTGGATACTGATCTTTGGCTTGAATCACTGGATCTGGATTGGGAGCATCGCGATCCTGCGGACAGGCTGATTGTTGCGCTTGCAAAACAACGTGACCTCCCAATTCTAACAGCAGATAACCTGATTCGTGAATATTACCCTTCCGTAATTTGGTAG
- a CDS encoding GNAT family N-acetyltransferase, with translation MTRFRDLVIAPLNSDHDRAGFHCHVDTFDHYIHKQAGQDIKRSISRIFVAEQSGNSKEMLGYYSLSTLSIELSQLPENLARKLPRHPIPAALIGRLAVSKNAQGYGIGRMLLIDAIKRTLSVSDQIAIYAMIVDAVNDSARGFYEQYGFASLKDSGTRLFLPLKSFKKNPDYR, from the coding sequence TCTGGTTATTGCGCCGCTGAACTCTGATCACGACAGAGCCGGCTTTCATTGTCATGTGGACACATTTGATCATTATATTCATAAGCAGGCCGGGCAGGATATCAAACGCAGCATCAGTCGTATTTTTGTTGCAGAGCAGTCTGGCAATTCCAAAGAGATGCTGGGCTATTACAGCTTGAGCACATTATCTATTGAATTGAGCCAATTACCCGAAAATCTGGCCCGGAAGCTGCCCAGACATCCAATACCTGCTGCCCTGATTGGCAGGCTTGCCGTCAGCAAAAATGCGCAGGGATACGGTATCGGCAGAATGCTGCTGATAGATGCCATTAAGCGGACACTGTCAGTAAGCGACCAGATAGCAATCTATGCCATGATTGTTGATGCAGTTAACGACAGCGCCAGAGGCTTTTATGAACAATACGGGTTTGCGAGCTTAAAGGATAGCGGCACAAGACTGTTTTTGCCCTTAAAATCATTCAAAAAAAACCCAGATTACCGGTAA